The Ignisphaera cupida genome has a segment encoding these proteins:
- a CDS encoding molybdopterin biosynthesis protein — MGKDVVKQKRKLFHTLLSVEEVLSKLEQLIKPLGIETVDILNAYNRVIAEDIYAPMDYPPFDRSEVDGYAVSIKSVEGVDELHSVELKVIGKVSIGENPSLEVSEGVAVAIDTGAVIPRGADGVVMEEFIDKINDKVVVFRGIAPGENISYAGSDIARDEIILYKGSRLTHLEIGVLAALGIKHVKVYKKPRAVVLSIGNELKMPGDKLDVGRIYDSNGYAITTYLKSLGIEADYYGILPDDENIVYNAISTLLSKYDIVITSGGTSAGEEDVTYRVFEKIGNIIVHGIRVKPGKPTVIAVTENGKILFGLPGFPFSALSIAITILKFVIDKLEGHEYTKSSTIKALTTFKIRKDIGRKWYIPVVLSNVAGRKYAIMLASSSGSVSSLLKADGIAILEENRDYIDEGEEIEVIPVREREREAVIAGSHDMLLTALLSKHNLIERFALSFIGSYKGLDLVRRGYVDIAPVHLFDPVSGEYNVPFIKNDEILKKMAILVRGYRRRLVLAFRKGNPKNIKGFADIVREDIRFVNRNKGSGTRALIDKMIMNLSRQMGIEFSALVKRINGYWYEISTHTGVAAAIAQGRADVGVCSEYAAISYGLDYLPLTWEFYDFLINVNSLEKDAVKKFIDLLLKTESRELINSFKGYEAPNDMGSKLCC; from the coding sequence GTGGGTAAAGATGTTGTAAAGCAAAAAAGAAAGCTATTTCATACCCTTCTCTCAGTAGAGGAGGTGCTGTCAAAGCTTGAGCAACTGATAAAACCATTGGGTATAGAAACTGTTGATATATTAAATGCTTACAATAGAGTCATAGCTGAGGATATTTATGCACCTATGGACTATCCACCATTTGATAGATCAGAAGTAGATGGTTATGCAGTCTCCATAAAATCTGTTGAAGGTGTTGACGAGCTTCATTCAGTAGAGTTAAAGGTTATTGGAAAAGTTTCTATAGGTGAGAATCCTTCACTTGAGGTTAGCGAGGGAGTGGCTGTGGCTATAGATACAGGTGCGGTTATACCTAGAGGTGCTGATGGTGTTGTAATGGAGGAGTTTATTGACAAAATAAATGATAAGGTTGTTGTTTTCAGAGGTATTGCCCCAGGAGAGAATATATCGTATGCAGGAAGTGATATAGCTCGTGATGAAATTATTCTTTACAAAGGTTCTAGATTAACACATTTGGAAATAGGTGTTTTAGCTGCATTAGGAATAAAACATGTTAAGGTTTATAAAAAGCCTAGAGCAGTTGTTTTGTCTATAGGTAATGAATTGAAAATGCCAGGAGACAAACTGGATGTAGGAAGAATATATGATAGCAACGGTTATGCAATAACAACTTATCTTAAATCACTTGGTATTGAAGCTGATTACTATGGTATTCTACCTGATGATGAGAACATTGTTTATAATGCAATAAGTACTCTATTATCAAAATATGATATTGTTATCACATCTGGAGGAACATCAGCTGGCGAAGAAGATGTGACATATAGAGTTTTTGAAAAAATAGGTAACATCATTGTTCATGGAATTAGAGTAAAACCAGGAAAGCCTACAGTTATTGCAGTAACTGAAAACGGGAAGATTTTGTTTGGTTTACCAGGATTTCCATTTTCAGCACTATCTATTGCAATAACAATACTAAAATTTGTTATAGACAAGCTTGAAGGTCATGAATATACAAAAAGTAGCACAATTAAAGCATTAACAACATTCAAGATTAGAAAAGACATTGGAAGAAAGTGGTATATTCCAGTAGTTTTAAGCAATGTTGCTGGAAGAAAATATGCAATTATGTTGGCTTCTTCTTCTGGTAGTGTATCATCACTGTTAAAAGCAGATGGAATAGCTATATTGGAAGAAAACAGGGATTATATTGATGAGGGTGAGGAGATAGAGGTTATACCAGTGAGAGAAAGAGAAAGAGAAGCTGTAATAGCAGGTAGTCATGACATGTTACTAACAGCTCTCTTATCTAAACACAATTTAATAGAGAGATTCGCTCTTAGCTTTATTGGATCCTACAAAGGATTAGATTTGGTTAGAAGAGGTTATGTTGATATTGCCCCAGTACATTTATTTGATCCAGTTTCTGGCGAATACAATGTACCGTTTATAAAAAATGATGAGATTTTAAAGAAAATGGCTATTCTAGTTAGAGGTTATAGAAGAAGACTAGTGTTGGCATTTAGAAAAGGAAATCCAAAGAATATTAAAGGATTTGCTGATATAGTTAGAGAAGATATAAGGTTTGTTAACAGAAATAAAGGTTCGGGAACAAGAGCTTTAATTGATAAAATGATAATGAATTTGTCCAGGCAAATGGGAATAGAGTTTAGTGCTTTAGTCAAGAGAATTAATGGATATTGGTACGAAATTTCTACTCATACTGGTGTTGCAGCTGCTATTGCTCAAGGCAGAGCTGATGTTGGTGTTTGTAGTGAGTATGCCGCGATTAGCTACGGCCTAGATTATTTGCCATTAACTTGGGAATTCTATGATTTTCTTATCAATGTTAACAGCTTGGAGAAAGATGCTGTGAAAAAGTTTATTGATTTATTACTAAAAACAGAAAGTAGGGAGCTTATAAATAGTTTTAAAGGCTATGAAGCACCTAATGACATGGGTTCAAAGCTTTGCTGCTAA
- a CDS encoding endonuclease V gives MNFLIENAKRAQITLSKYVVIAPLNISNLKIVGGVDVSYKKDFGCASAVAYNIQQDNVVTYTIYCDKVSIPYIPGFLAFREAPLIIKALNKILSKTRLDVLFVNGHGLAHPRKFGIASHIGVVFNMPSIGVAKNLLYGEIIAYGDKKAIVVNGNVVGYVITNNNHKIYVTIGHKVTAEEAMELVLKTWKKAYALPEPIRLADEISRKEVRRLAAKL, from the coding sequence ATGAATTTTTTGATAGAAAATGCAAAAAGAGCACAAATAACTTTAAGCAAGTATGTTGTTATAGCTCCCTTAAACATAAGTAATTTGAAAATTGTTGGAGGAGTTGATGTTAGTTATAAAAAAGATTTTGGATGTGCCTCTGCTGTTGCATATAACATTCAACAAGATAACGTTGTTACTTATACAATTTACTGCGATAAGGTGTCCATTCCATATATTCCTGGCTTTTTAGCATTTAGAGAAGCTCCTTTAATTATAAAAGCTTTGAACAAAATACTAAGTAAAACTAGATTAGATGTTTTGTTTGTCAATGGCCATGGTCTTGCACACCCAAGAAAATTTGGCATTGCTTCACATATAGGCGTTGTTTTCAACATGCCATCAATTGGTGTTGCAAAGAATTTGCTGTATGGTGAAATAATTGCATATGGTGATAAAAAAGCGATAGTTGTAAATGGTAATGTTGTTGGCTATGTAATTACAAATAACAATCACAAAATATATGTTACCATAGGCCATAAAGTTACAGCTGAAGAAGCAATGGAACTTGTTTTAAAAACATGGAAAAAAGCTTATGCCTTGCCAGAACCAATAAGACTAGCTGATGAAATATCGAGAAAAGAGGTTAGAAGATTAGCAGCAAAGCTTTGA
- the psmB gene encoding archaeal proteasome endopeptidase complex subunit beta, producing the protein MSYERLVTGATAVGIRVDSGVVLGAERRISYGGYIVSRAGRKVFKIGNRMAMAAAGLVGDMQTLHRILNAEIMYRELVTSLKVSVRAAAKLLSAILYSYKLMPFISEIIFGGYDEEGYHLYVLDPVGSVIEDDYAAVGTGAPIAIGIIEAEYRKDLSLENAADLAIRAIKAAISRDAVSGDGIDIITISKDGINEKSVLL; encoded by the coding sequence ATGTCATATGAAAGGCTAGTTACGGGAGCTACTGCTGTTGGTATAAGAGTTGATAGTGGTGTAGTGCTCGGGGCTGAGAGAAGAATTAGCTATGGAGGATATATAGTTAGTAGAGCTGGTAGAAAGGTGTTTAAAATAGGGAATAGAATGGCTATGGCTGCTGCTGGACTTGTTGGAGATATGCAGACATTGCACAGAATATTAAATGCTGAAATAATGTATAGAGAGCTTGTCACATCTTTAAAGGTTAGTGTAAGAGCAGCTGCAAAACTTTTATCAGCAATTCTATATAGCTACAAGTTAATGCCATTCATATCGGAAATTATATTCGGAGGATATGATGAAGAAGGCTACCACCTCTATGTTTTGGATCCTGTAGGCTCTGTAATTGAAGATGATTATGCAGCTGTTGGTACTGGAGCTCCAATAGCTATTGGAATTATTGAAGCTGAATATAGAAAAGACTTAAGTTTAGAAAATGCTGCTGACCTTGCTATAAGAGCTATAAAGGCTGCTATATCAAGAGATGCTGTTTCAGGTGATGGCATCGATATAATAACTATAAGCAAAGATGGAATTAACGAAAAAAGTGTGTTGTTGTAG
- a CDS encoding metal-sulfur cluster assembly factor, translating to MTSTENETNEIKRKVVEVLRNVYDPEIPINVYDLGLVYSIDIDKNKIVVVLGLTSPFCPIAHLVVKQAEDALRNAFPDMEIHVELDLERVWNPSMMTEEGKKLFKILYGYDPSELMQK from the coding sequence ATGACATCAACAGAGAATGAAACGAATGAAATAAAAAGAAAAGTTGTTGAAGTTTTAAGAAATGTCTATGATCCCGAAATACCAATTAATGTATATGATCTTGGGCTTGTGTATTCAATAGACATAGACAAAAATAAAATAGTTGTTGTCCTTGGTTTGACATCACCATTCTGTCCCATTGCTCATCTTGTAGTTAAGCAAGCTGAAGATGCTTTAAGAAATGCTTTTCCAGATATGGAAATACATGTTGAATTAGATTTAGAGCGTGTCTGGAATCCTTCGATGATGACTGAAGAAGGGAAAAAGCTTTTTAAAATACTCTATGGCTATGATCCTAGTGAGCTTATGCAAAAGTAG
- a CDS encoding orotidine 5'-phosphate decarboxylase / HUMPS family protein: protein MGLLLQQAMKRPLLQVALDFTDINMAVNIASKVFNADVDVIEIGTPLIKSFGLHALREIKKIVKEKIVLADLKTADAIALEFNPYASEGAHAVTILGIVDDDVIKDAVEMCRNLGIDLVVDLIYVQNPVDRALRLASCGVNIVNLHIGVDVQRKRGVSAKQLLREVEEISQSDVIVSVAGGIKHSDIELFLQSGAKIIVMGSAITRSSDPYEAAKKAVEIIKRKQLV, encoded by the coding sequence ATGGGTTTATTATTACAACAAGCAATGAAAAGACCTCTTCTACAAGTGGCTCTTGATTTTACAGATATAAACATGGCTGTAAATATAGCTTCAAAGGTTTTTAATGCCGATGTTGATGTTATAGAGATTGGAACCCCGCTAATAAAGTCCTTTGGGCTTCACGCTTTAAGAGAGATAAAGAAGATTGTTAAAGAGAAAATTGTTTTAGCTGATTTAAAGACAGCTGATGCAATAGCACTTGAGTTCAATCCTTATGCTAGTGAAGGGGCTCATGCAGTTACAATTCTTGGTATTGTTGATGATGATGTAATTAAAGATGCTGTTGAAATGTGTAGAAATCTTGGAATCGATTTAGTTGTTGACCTGATCTATGTTCAAAACCCTGTGGATCGAGCACTTAGATTAGCAAGCTGTGGAGTAAACATAGTTAATTTACATATAGGAGTTGATGTTCAGAGAAAAAGAGGGGTGTCAGCTAAGCAGTTGTTACGTGAGGTTGAGGAAATATCGCAAAGCGATGTTATAGTTTCTGTAGCTGGAGGTATAAAGCATTCTGATATAGAGTTGTTTTTACAAAGTGGTGCAAAAATAATTGTAATGGGTTCAGCAATAACAAGAAGTAGTGATCCATACGAGGCTGCTAAAAAAGCTGTTGAAATAATTAAAAGAAAACAGTTGGTGTAG